From a region of the Coffea arabica cultivar ET-39 chromosome 3e, Coffea Arabica ET-39 HiFi, whole genome shotgun sequence genome:
- the LOC113737778 gene encoding S-adenosyl-L-methionine:benzoic acid/salicylic acid carboxyl methyltransferase 2-like: MGLEHIEHNTQNQGKADQLIRLCFIKRKQETKGKLRVMEVIDVLRMNGGIGDTSYANNSLVQQKVILMTRPITEAAITDLYCSLFPKSISIADLGCSSGPNTFLAVSELIKTVEKKRKILGQKSPEYHVYLNDLPSNDFNTIFKSVPRFQENLKLQMESEFGPCVFAGVPGSFYQRLFPAKSLHFFHSSYSLQWLSQVPELEEVNKGNIYMACSSPPSVIKAYIDQFEKDFSTFLSCRAEELVTGGRMVLTILGRKSVDPCSKDGCYIWDLLALALKQMISEGLIEETKLDSFNIPQYTPSPAEVRSLVEMEGSFTVDRLEATEIHWNAHDSEYFEFDEFKDGGYNVAKCMRAVAEPLLVSHFGEGIIEEVFSRYKKILSDRMSKEKTQFINVIVSLAKRA, from the exons ATGGGACTTGAACACATTGAGCACAACACACAAAATCAAGGCAAAGCAGATCAGCTTATTCGGCTTTGCTTCAtcaaaagaaagcaagagaCGAAAGGGAAATTGAGAGTGATGGAGGTGATTGATGTTCTTCGCATGAATGGAGGGATTGGAGATACAAGTTATGCAAACAACTCATTGGTTCAG CAAAAGGTGATACTAATGACCAGGCCAATAACAGAAGCAGCCATTACTGATCTCTACTGCAGCCTCTTCCCCAAAAGCATCAGCATTGCAGACTTGGGATGTTCATCTGGACCTAACACTTTTCTGGCAGTTTCTGAGCTTATCAAAACTGTCGAGAAGAAACGCAAAATTTTAGGACAAAAATCTCCAGAATATCATGTATATCTGAATGATCTTCCTAGCAATGATTTCAACACCATTTTCAAGTCTGTGCCACGGTTTCAAGAAAATCTGAAGCTGCAGATGGAATCAGAGTTTGGACCTTGTGTTTTCGCTGGAGTTCCTGGTTCCTTCTACCAAAGGCTCTTCCCCGCCAAAagtcttcatttttttcactcATCGTATAGTCTTCAATGGCTATCCCAA GTCCCTGAATTGGAAGAGGTTAACAAAGGAAACATTTACATGGCATGTTCAAGCCCTCCAAGTGTGATAAAGGCATACATCGATCAGTTTGAGAAGGATTTCTCGACTTTCCTGAGCTGCCGAGCAGAAGAATTGGTAACTGGTGGCCGCATGGTTTTGACAATTTTGGGGAGAAAAAGTGTAGATCCTTGTAGCAAGGATGGTTGCTACATTTGGGACCTTTTAGCTCTGGCCCTTAAGCAGATGATTTCTGAG GGCCTAATTGAAGAAACGAAACTAGATTCATTCAATATCCCACAATACACACCATCACCTGCAGAAGTAAGATCACTTGTTGAGATGGAAGGGTCTTTTACGGTTGATCGTCTCGAGGCAACTGAGATACATTGGAATGCACATGATAGTGAATAttttgaatttgatgaattcaAGGATGGTGGCTATAATGTTGCCAAATGCATGAGAGCTGTGGCTGAACCCTTGCTTGTTAGTCACTTTGGTGAGGGAATAATAGAAGAAGTGTTCTCCAGGTACAAGAAAATACTTTCTGATCGCATGTCCAAAGAGAAGACTCAGTTCATCAATGTGATTGTCTCTTTGGCTAAAAGGGCATGA